The Micromonospora sp. WMMD961 genome has a segment encoding these proteins:
- a CDS encoding class IIb bacteriocin, lactobin A/cerein 7B family, with protein sequence MSNDGQEFGARFVTKYSELVTAVWRSDEELQRLLADPTAYATAAGLPVEPGARVEVDRAQPATLYTKEQIVADWAGTPGLHILHVPEVPLVDLNELTEAELETVAGGVAPIADNNVNIIAVLIL encoded by the coding sequence ATGAGCAACGACGGACAGGAATTCGGCGCGAGGTTCGTGACCAAGTATTCGGAGCTGGTTACCGCGGTGTGGCGCAGCGACGAGGAACTGCAACGCCTCCTCGCCGACCCGACCGCGTACGCCACGGCGGCCGGCCTGCCGGTCGAGCCCGGTGCCCGCGTCGAGGTCGACCGCGCCCAGCCCGCCACGCTCTACACCAAGGAGCAGATCGTCGCCGACTGGGCCGGCACGCCCGGCCTGCACATCCTGCACGTGCCCGAGGTGCCGCTGGTCGACCTCAACGAGCTGACCGAGGCCGAGTTGGAGACGGTCGCCGGCGGCGTGGCCCCGATCGCCGACAACAACGTCAACATCATCGCTGTCCTCATCCTCTGA
- a CDS encoding radical SAM protein, translated as MSGTVKAALIYPPLTDPTSGYHSLNYLDSYARAQGHRPAEIIDANIEAFHHSYTPAAYEWLQRELSRLSVDDLSGPDALMARANLLNLPEPDPERLRRSIGVLQDPTLFYDYRHYQDAVEGVISWMDTLGAVGFPGQFHAGFRLHPPPMISIGSVAALTDETLLGRLNRPFQPYYEDVLIPRLAAGGNQVIGISATYQWQLPFALWIARLVRRACPDVFLIAGGTEISDVWKCASKPEYVFQVLADFDAIVVGEGESAYTEILDAVATGTLPAGHPNVRLHPKYGRQRQLPLRYERLAQVPVPDFSGLPWDLYLSPERFVYYSPTRGCYWNKCTFCDYGLNTDGPTSPWRQDTVDTMIADVTELSKFAKFIYFSVDVLAPATILRFAERAVEQGLDFRWGAEIRLEKYWSDERCELLRRSGCVAISVGFESGNQRILDLIDKGTKPEQVRRTMTAMTKANIGVQMMGFTGFPTETREEALDSITFLRDNPDLWTLGGLGDFMLTPGAIVAKEPERFGITNVRPVEGSDIVRMLQYDEPVTEAAQAEIAQAKADLNPGHFHRPWLGSTDTPHTFFYHDRYGTAVRGVLAHDRVRHDTDDQTQFLANGTFVDRDDEQVWEAYRRIRSDEQDGSPGELPADRHLFRRADGLVFALNRSSRLFLDLFTAPLTLADAQRRLWIVEPTVADRVWRTFIGQRLIRRHQLPSEATR; from the coding sequence ATGAGCGGCACCGTCAAGGCGGCACTGATCTACCCTCCGTTGACCGATCCCACCTCGGGATACCACTCCCTGAACTACCTCGACTCGTACGCCCGGGCGCAGGGGCACCGACCGGCGGAGATCATCGACGCCAACATCGAGGCGTTCCACCACTCGTACACGCCGGCCGCGTACGAGTGGCTGCAGCGGGAGTTGTCCCGGCTCTCGGTCGACGACCTCAGCGGCCCGGACGCGCTGATGGCCCGGGCGAACCTGCTCAACCTGCCCGAACCCGATCCGGAACGGTTGCGCCGGTCGATCGGGGTGTTGCAGGATCCCACCCTGTTCTACGACTACCGGCACTACCAGGACGCCGTAGAGGGCGTCATCTCCTGGATGGACACGCTCGGCGCGGTCGGTTTCCCCGGGCAGTTCCACGCCGGCTTCCGGCTGCACCCGCCGCCGATGATCTCGATCGGCTCGGTGGCCGCGCTGACCGACGAGACGCTGCTCGGGCGGCTCAACCGGCCCTTCCAGCCGTACTACGAGGACGTGCTGATTCCGCGACTCGCCGCCGGCGGTAACCAGGTGATCGGGATCAGTGCCACCTACCAGTGGCAACTGCCGTTCGCGCTCTGGATCGCCCGACTCGTCCGCAGAGCGTGCCCGGACGTCTTCCTCATCGCCGGCGGCACCGAGATCTCCGACGTCTGGAAGTGCGCCAGCAAACCGGAGTACGTCTTCCAGGTGCTGGCGGACTTCGACGCGATAGTGGTCGGCGAGGGGGAGAGCGCGTACACGGAGATCCTGGACGCGGTGGCGACCGGCACCCTGCCGGCCGGGCACCCCAACGTCCGCCTGCACCCGAAGTACGGCCGCCAGCGTCAGCTGCCCCTGCGCTACGAACGCCTGGCGCAGGTGCCGGTCCCGGACTTCTCCGGCCTGCCCTGGGATCTCTACCTCAGCCCGGAGAGGTTCGTCTACTACTCGCCGACCCGGGGTTGCTACTGGAACAAGTGCACGTTCTGCGACTACGGCCTGAACACCGACGGACCCACCAGCCCGTGGCGGCAGGACACCGTGGACACGATGATCGCGGACGTCACCGAACTGTCGAAGTTCGCCAAGTTCATCTACTTCTCGGTGGACGTGCTCGCTCCCGCGACCATCCTGCGCTTCGCCGAGCGGGCCGTCGAGCAGGGTCTGGACTTCCGCTGGGGCGCCGAGATCCGGTTGGAGAAGTACTGGTCCGACGAGCGGTGCGAGCTGTTGCGCCGCAGCGGCTGCGTGGCCATCTCGGTCGGCTTCGAGTCCGGGAACCAGCGCATCCTCGACCTGATCGACAAGGGCACCAAGCCGGAGCAGGTACGCCGCACCATGACCGCGATGACCAAGGCCAACATCGGCGTACAGATGATGGGCTTCACCGGTTTTCCCACCGAGACCCGCGAGGAGGCGCTGGACAGCATCACGTTCCTGCGCGACAACCCGGATCTGTGGACCCTCGGCGGGCTCGGCGACTTCATGCTGACCCCGGGCGCGATCGTCGCCAAGGAGCCGGAGCGGTTCGGCATCACCAACGTGCGACCGGTGGAGGGCTCGGACATCGTCCGGATGCTGCAGTACGACGAGCCGGTGACCGAGGCGGCGCAGGCCGAGATCGCCCAGGCCAAGGCCGACCTCAACCCCGGGCACTTCCACCGCCCGTGGCTGGGCAGCACCGACACCCCGCACACGTTCTTCTACCACGACCGCTACGGCACGGCGGTGCGCGGCGTGCTCGCCCATGACCGGGTCCGGCACGACACCGACGACCAGACCCAGTTCCTCGCCAACGGCACTTTCGTGGACCGCGACGACGAGCAGGTCTGGGAGGCGTACCGGCGGATCCGTTCCGACGAGCAGGACGGCTCGCCCGGCGAGCTGCCGGCGGACCGGCACCTGTTCCGCCGGGCCGACGGCCTGGTGTTCGCGCTCAACCGCAGCAGCCGACTGTTCCTGGATCTCTTCACCGCGCCGCTCACCCTCGCCGACGCGCAGCGGCGACTCTGGATCGTCGAACCGACTGTCGCCGACCGGGTCTGGCGGACCTTCATCGGTCAGCGGTTGATCCGCCGCCACCAGCTCCCGAGCGAGGCGACGCGGTGA
- a CDS encoding YcaO-like family protein, whose translation MTDTTETIAFRSGTYRTASVEQTWERVGGMLDRFRITRVADITRLDEIGLPVHVAYRPVGATMAVSVGTGATATQSRVSAVMESIESWHAENLRPGTVVRSPAAALDLPYDVRWLHLAERSPLTPAVDLDWVAGRGLVTGAQCLVPRATIELDFTIRRGWDRALFTPSSNGLATGNTFAEASLHALLEVVERDCIAPYCTSPLAERTYADPGTATNAMTRTVYDALLQAGCWVEVCDITNAIGVPCYAASIWSPDLPVTFGGFGCHVDPQIAVGRAMSEAAQSRLVMVSGARDDIDATAYHDVGAPPVPPPTVDRPVRPVRRDLPPAGDVTEVLRELASRVQRITGVEPFSVDLTHDDIGIAVSKVFAPGLRMFDERALSTRPGVPRD comes from the coding sequence ATGACTGACACGACCGAGACCATCGCCTTCCGATCCGGCACCTACCGGACGGCCAGCGTGGAGCAGACCTGGGAACGGGTCGGTGGGATGCTCGACCGGTTCCGGATCACCCGGGTCGCCGACATCACCCGCCTCGACGAGATCGGCCTTCCGGTGCACGTCGCCTACCGGCCGGTCGGCGCCACCATGGCGGTGAGCGTCGGCACCGGTGCCACGGCGACGCAGTCCCGGGTCAGCGCGGTGATGGAGAGCATCGAGTCCTGGCACGCCGAGAACCTCCGGCCGGGGACCGTCGTCCGGTCCCCGGCCGCGGCGCTCGACCTGCCGTACGACGTGCGGTGGCTGCACCTGGCCGAGCGGTCGCCCCTGACCCCTGCCGTCGACCTCGACTGGGTGGCCGGTCGTGGGCTGGTGACCGGTGCGCAGTGCCTGGTGCCGCGTGCCACCATCGAACTCGACTTCACCATCCGCAGGGGCTGGGACCGCGCGCTGTTCACCCCGAGCAGCAACGGGCTGGCCACCGGCAACACCTTCGCCGAGGCCAGCCTGCACGCCCTGTTGGAGGTCGTCGAACGCGACTGCATCGCCCCGTACTGCACCTCCCCGTTGGCCGAGCGCACCTACGCCGACCCGGGCACCGCCACCAACGCGATGACCCGGACGGTGTACGACGCGCTGCTGCAGGCCGGCTGCTGGGTGGAGGTCTGCGACATCACCAACGCGATCGGCGTGCCCTGCTACGCCGCCTCGATCTGGTCTCCGGACCTGCCGGTCACCTTCGGCGGCTTCGGCTGCCACGTGGACCCGCAGATCGCCGTCGGTCGGGCCATGTCGGAGGCCGCCCAGTCACGGCTGGTCATGGTCTCCGGAGCCCGCGACGACATCGACGCCACCGCGTACCACGACGTCGGCGCGCCGCCGGTGCCGCCCCCGACCGTCGACCGGCCCGTCCGACCGGTCCGCCGGGACCTCCCGCCCGCCGGAGACGTGACCGAGGTGCTGCGTGAGCTGGCGTCCCGCGTGCAGCGGATCACCGGCGTCGAGCCGTTCAGCGTCGACCTGACGCACGACGACATCGGCATCGCGGTGAGCAAGGTGTTCGCCCCCGGCCTGCGGATGTTCGACGAGCGGGCCCTGAGTACCCGACCGGGAGTGCCCCGTGACTGA
- a CDS encoding MerR family transcriptional regulator produces the protein MFRHRLLPEATVTIDEVTTTPGGPAGYSVEELARKVGMSPRNIRAHQARRLLPPPVRHGRAALYDDSHVRRLDAILALQRQGFNLVSIEAMLGVRASDEAPDGLTAMLQRLTADRPALAHALTRHGVIGRTTDGSVRTVRPRPLRAALDLHRVRVGTVPALQTLSEVLDSLRPVADELVAAVTARLLALAPELVRSGAGASWADLDRETLLLSQGVVNVLTEAFRLAAENQAETHVAELLENHLDTDVHLEDGSVIDNG, from the coding sequence ATGTTCCGCCACCGATTGCTGCCGGAGGCCACCGTGACCATCGACGAGGTGACGACGACGCCCGGCGGCCCGGCCGGGTACAGCGTGGAGGAACTCGCCCGCAAGGTCGGGATGTCGCCTCGCAACATCCGCGCCCACCAGGCCCGGCGGCTACTGCCTCCACCGGTGCGGCACGGCCGGGCCGCCCTCTACGACGACTCCCACGTCCGTCGGCTGGACGCGATCCTCGCCCTGCAACGGCAGGGCTTCAACCTGGTCTCCATCGAGGCGATGCTCGGGGTCCGGGCGAGCGACGAGGCACCCGACGGACTGACCGCGATGCTGCAACGACTCACCGCCGACCGTCCTGCGCTGGCCCACGCGCTGACCCGGCACGGAGTGATCGGACGGACCACCGACGGCTCCGTCCGCACCGTCCGGCCACGCCCGTTGCGCGCCGCGCTGGACCTGCATCGGGTACGGGTGGGCACGGTGCCGGCACTGCAGACCCTCAGCGAGGTGCTGGACAGCCTCCGGCCGGTCGCCGACGAGTTGGTCGCCGCCGTCACCGCCCGACTGCTGGCCCTCGCGCCGGAGCTGGTCCGCAGTGGCGCCGGCGCGTCCTGGGCCGACCTCGACCGCGAGACCCTGTTACTGAGCCAGGGTGTGGTCAACGTGCTCACCGAGGCGTTCCGGCTCGCTGCCGAGAACCAGGCGGAGACGCACGTGGCGGAGTTGCTGGAGAACCACCTCGACACGGACGTGCACCTGGAGGACGGTTCGGTCATCGACAACGGCTGA
- a CDS encoding TfuA-like protein codes for MTDVVFIGPSLPIDEVGRLLPDAVVLPPIAHGDLLRLDVVAGDRVLVVDGFFLQHPPVRHREILDLLDRGVTVAGAASMGALRAAELWPFGMRGVGEVFQLYRDGVVTGDDEVAVVHGPAEEGHRTLSEPLVNIRVQLRRAVAGGVLSDAEAVLLLDAARDLPFRRRSYRALERTVPPELAAVVDRFVTWHRRDPWDAKSADARLLLSMAADDAPELCPAHPGDQSIDNLHTRFLDSWRSRFAGESTGGHWVSDREAAAVLMLLHPEEPAWHRRGVLAGLAGVDIADPAAEERAYEVARGRGLGSVLPSGHDWLTDRERSLDDREAVLRVLVRAFGTTPHRSLALWMVAAPLRTPALLAAARQVAATAASLNETLVPRTTGHRRPGGRLHFRTEVVDACFAALWGCDTDGLEAAAWDRGFVDLMAFRYAAEPLVAYVKAFGAGRLPDVAQPAPEDTLAGSAARVG; via the coding sequence GTGACTGACGTCGTCTTCATCGGTCCGAGCCTGCCGATCGACGAGGTCGGCCGGTTGCTGCCCGACGCGGTGGTGCTGCCGCCCATCGCGCACGGTGACCTGCTCCGCCTGGACGTCGTCGCCGGCGACCGGGTCCTCGTCGTCGACGGGTTCTTCCTGCAACACCCGCCGGTTCGCCACCGGGAGATCCTCGACCTGCTCGACCGTGGGGTGACCGTGGCCGGTGCCGCCAGCATGGGCGCGTTGCGCGCCGCGGAGTTGTGGCCGTTCGGGATGCGGGGCGTGGGTGAGGTCTTCCAGCTCTACCGCGACGGCGTCGTGACCGGCGACGACGAGGTGGCGGTGGTGCACGGACCCGCCGAGGAGGGGCACCGCACGTTGAGTGAGCCGCTGGTGAACATCCGGGTCCAGCTGCGCCGCGCCGTCGCCGGCGGAGTGCTGAGCGACGCCGAGGCCGTGCTGCTGCTGGACGCCGCTCGGGACCTGCCCTTCCGGCGGCGGTCCTACCGGGCGTTGGAGCGCACCGTGCCACCCGAGCTGGCTGCCGTGGTGGACCGGTTCGTGACCTGGCACCGGCGCGACCCCTGGGACGCCAAGAGCGCCGACGCGCGCCTGCTGCTGTCGATGGCGGCGGACGACGCCCCCGAGCTGTGTCCCGCGCACCCCGGTGATCAATCGATCGACAACCTGCACACCCGCTTTCTCGACAGTTGGCGGTCCCGGTTCGCGGGGGAGTCGACCGGTGGGCACTGGGTCAGCGACCGGGAGGCCGCCGCGGTGCTGATGCTGCTGCACCCCGAGGAGCCGGCCTGGCACCGACGGGGGGTACTGGCCGGGCTGGCCGGTGTCGACATCGCCGACCCGGCCGCCGAGGAGCGCGCCTACGAGGTGGCCCGCGGCCGAGGACTGGGCAGCGTACTGCCGAGCGGGCACGACTGGCTCACCGACCGGGAGCGGAGCCTCGACGACCGCGAGGCGGTGCTGCGGGTGTTGGTGCGGGCGTTCGGCACCACGCCGCACCGCAGCCTGGCGCTGTGGATGGTCGCGGCGCCGCTGCGCACCCCGGCGCTGCTCGCCGCGGCACGGCAGGTGGCGGCCACCGCCGCGTCGCTGAACGAAACCCTCGTCCCGCGTACGACCGGGCACCGTCGCCCGGGTGGTCGGCTGCACTTCCGGACCGAGGTCGTCGACGCGTGCTTCGCCGCGCTGTGGGGCTGCGACACCGACGGGCTCGAAGCGGCGGCATGGGACCGGGGTTTCGTCGACCTGATGGCGTTCCGGTACGCCGCCGAACCACTGGTCGCGTACGTCAAGGCGTTCGGCGCTGGGCGGCTGCCGGACGTGGCGCAGCCCGCGCCGGAGGACACCCTGGCCGGTTCAGCGGCCCGGGTCGGCTGA